AACGAGATCCGTTCGTCATTGAAATTCACGGTCATTCATAGAATAATTTCGAAGataaagaagttatcttacgcCGGAAAATCGGTCATGTTAATTCAGCGCTCTACTACTCAGAGAATAATATTTTAAGATAGGAGTCAAATAATTTATATTCAGTTACCTTCAAAAGTTCCGACTTGTGTAAAAGCTTTTGAATGATTGATTGGCATATGCCAAATTTTATCAACTACAAGTCTCCTCGGAACTGTCTTTCAACTAAAGGTTTGATCGTAATTCGAGCGGCAATCTCGGACAGATTAACAGGAACACTAAACATGTGCACCTcatctccaatttttttttttcgccaatGCATTGAAGAGAGAGTGCGAAGTGGTCACAATGttccttttagtttgtttgagaTTGAAGTTTGACATGATAAGCAAACTTTAATTTTGGCGTAGCAATCAAGAGTAAACATATTTCTAATCAGAAAGAAACTGAAtttagtttgaaatttgaaccaCTTTCCTCGCATTACGCAAATTCTCTCCTTCAAACCCGACGAAATGACCACGTGGAGTTACAGGAAGCAATAAGTGCATTTAAggaattgaaacaaatgaaaattgaaaaattaaacgaTAAGGCAGTGTCACTTTCGATATCAAGAAAAATGAGCACTGATCAAAAACCttctcatttaatttctttctggaCTTACAGGAAATTAAGTCGAAAACCGATTACCTTTGTATTTTTCTTGCATTGGGCAAATAAcgtacattttaaaaacattttcatcttttctgGTTGAAAGTCGAAAATGGTATTCTTGGCTATTTCTTGGTTATTTTTAACTCGAGGATACAAAAATGTTCATGAACTCAGGCTTACTAAGTGAATAACTTAAACAGTGTTCCAGTCAGTTAAGGCAGTTTTTTAGTCGCGCTTTAATGACATTTAGTTTAGGATttgatttttcattcatttctgttGAATTTAGCCTTGCAATACTAGGAATAATTCTATTTTTATCGCTTTTATAATTGAAATAAGCGAACTAACAGCACACTTACCGTAACTGATTTTCACTAGCTCACAGAAATAGCTGTCAAAAGTCAACCAAGCAAACCTGAACTGTGCTTGACTGCAATCAGTGGTAagattgaaaatacaagtttgTTTTCCAGCACATGGATGCATAAACAGTCCTCATAAACACCTGTTAGTCCGGATATTGGAGCCCACTTTTCGTCATTTTCATTAGtattacttgtttttttttaatctatacTACCGGAATGGAAGATATCCGTTTCCTTCCCTGCTAGCATTTCGCGTAAATTTTCCATTAAATATTTGCAAAGTGATGCTGTTTTTTAATCGTCTAGTGTGGATCCAATTTTAACATCCTTTAGCTTGTTCATCTTAATAACTATTTTGACAGTTTCCGCTTGATATTTACAGAGGCGTTCCTCATTGTAATTATTATCTCTCTCTCAGACTGCAGAATGAATTTTATGTAGGGGTTTAATTCAGTTCAGAGAAATGATTTGTCCTTGACCGTTCTGCTTTGATCAATTTTAAACTCTCTATATTGTACCGGGTTATCTGCTACGTATGTTTTTAGTAAGAATATGGTTCTATATCAAGCAAGCCTTGTCGACTTTTTGTATTCAATTCTTTTCAATTAGATATGTTTCCCTTTACAACAGCTTTTTACTCATACTAggatttttttatgtaattacGTACGGTTTAGTCTCAGTATTGAGTGACACTTGCCAGGGTAAACTTTTAATACAAAACAACACTCCAAAAATGATGGGCGCTCATTCATATTTAACTCAGAAAATAGCCGAAAGCCATTTCAGAGTTTTTGTCCTTTACTGAGCTACCTGAATGGTGTTTGCAATTTCTCTTATCTATTGCTACCAAAAGCGTACGAATTTAATCTTCTGTCACTGTACTGAGCCAAATGATCAGCATTTTGGCGAAATCAGTATGTAACCAAGGAAATAGTTCTTGAATATACTATCGAATGAAAGTTTAACGGAGATCTTCGGGAGTAGATTACATACaaatgtttttggtttgtttccatGCAATTCCGATTGATGCGCTCAATTGTGAAAGAGCAGATCGATATTGCTTAACTGATATCACTGAATCCGACACTTGAACATGTAATCACACCAGCTAATGAACGTTtccattttaattcttaattttacgAATCACTTTGTAAGTAACGTATAagcttttcaaatattattaacAAGACCTCCTCCGTCTAAATGTATCTCCTAATGAAATTTTCGGTTTGATAAGTGAGGCTAACGGAAGCATTTTCCTCCCAAACGTCTCTTTCGAAACAACgagcaaacaaattctctcttACTTTGTCAAGTGACGTCTCTACGCTTCTCCTCCTtcgccttcttcttcttctttttcccctttttctctCCCCAAGTAAGATTTAGTTACTGCTGCTATAAAGATTATCACGTTTCTAAGCCGGATCTTTCTTTATCTTTAATTGCATTTATCAGCAATTAAGAATCTACCATTTATTTGAACTGGAAACGACAACCTACTGGTAGTGTTTGTgggttgttgctttttttttttctggaagagTCGTCCTCTAAAAATCTACCTCTCAAGATTCAATGAAAGAAACACGATGGATACTCAAAGCCCTGGCTTATGTGTCTACGAATTGCTGAATTACAAGAACTGCGTTCCTTTGGCACTTCAAAGACTCTAATAAAGATTTCCTGTGTACTTTTTACTAGgggatttttaaaattcaaaacatacTCCAGATATCCCAGATCAGGGCAAcatatatcactgaaaaaataGTCTGTAAATCATTCGAAACTAATAAATCAGTGGGTAAGAACTTGCAAAGATTTCAAGAGCCaagtttttcttgctttgaaGATCTTTTTACCGGCTACTAACTTACTGCTACTTGAATCGTaggttttgaaaatttaccttCTTAAGCCAAGTTGAAAACTCACCGAGAACAAATCTCTCCAATTCAGCAGTTGATACCCCAACTCAAGTCTCCTCGGCACGACAGAATTCTACACTCGTCGTTTTCTACTGCACTCGTTTCATATAGCAACATTTTTACTGGCGCGGCTTctcattcttttgaaaacagctgCCAGTCGGAATTTgacttacaaaacaaattatttcaaagcaaGGGCATATTGCCAATATCGTgttaaaagtttacaaattACCTTTTTCCCGTACTTCATAATTGACTCAACCGATCACGACATTGAACCATAAATGCTCAATCTGCAATTTTCATTAAGCCgttctttaaaaaatgatttcttgccaaacattttcttaaatcttctcctttttcgctaaagtgaaaaaaactggaaatatGCCCACGGGTAAAATCGTATTGAAAACAAGAATTCAAGCTTACAATATTAGGCACGCATGATAAACTTtacaacgaaaataaaaaataacaagggATCATCAAATTGAAGCAGttattaaatttaactttttccttttgatcttTAACAAGAAAAGACTTCCAAAAACAGAGTTGCATTTGATTCTCGAACTTTATGTTTCatatttaaaggtattttcttGACAACTTTTCAGTTcgtgtttaaatatttttcctttttccaaatCGAACAAGacataacatttttaaatttctggtTAGCACAATGTACTCACAGGAAATTATCCTCGACAATAACTAAGAAATGGATTTATTCCGAAAATTAATTTGCAACATGCCAGTGGATTTTTTTAGACATCACAAAATCCGAACTGTCAAGGAACTATCAAATACCTCTGGCATGTGATTACGCCAAGAGAACCGTTGAATTGGTCGATAAGTCTAAAAGAAGATCGCATAACTGAAACGAGAAGGTCTGTACTTGTATTAGTCACAATTCCATTTGAAATAGGTATCAGCACGTAAAGAAGAACATAAGTAATCACGTCAGGAATAATGGCCCGGTGTTATTATGGAAGATCTTCCATAGAGATCTTGCCTTTTCCTTCTGTAATGATAAGGAGAGAAGTTGCAGTTTGTTAAGTAAAGGAGAACGTAATTCAATTCATTATAGCAAACCGTTgcgcagcaaaaaaaaattaaaagagacttaaaatgatcaaacagacagaaaagaccaaacaaaagcaaaagggAAGCAGTAAACTCTTAGCTTACAAAATTACTGAACACTTCTTTTCCGtcaaaaagaagagaaagatagatttaaaagtaaagaaataaaaaaaacattcaccATGGAAAATAACTGTTATTATGAACCCGAAAGTAatcatgaaacattttatgaATCTTTTTTCACCGCAGCCTCTATGAGCCATTTTAGATTTGCATTACAACGCTATCAGACGataattgaaactgaacgaCTAGAAATATACAATTTCTATATGGTGCAATCTTCTTGATGGAGGTTACTGGTCAAGCAATAACTGTATGAATTGTATATCTACAGTTCATCTGTAACAcaacatttggaaaaaaatggcaGAAGAGAATTTTTCTTGGCTGTCTCCCTCCTCAAGACATTGTTTTTAAGGGATCACAATCATTGACTGCTGTTAAAGTGACAAAAGGACCATGTTCCTCTCTACCCTGGAGTCCACTCCAAAGTTAGACAATTCCAATACCAAAGTCACACCGGCTAAAACACAAGTCTGTGACatgtttccatttcttctccTTGGGATCGTACATATCAACTGCTGTTAAAGTGACAGGTGGAGAATACTCCTCACGAGCTGTCCGCCCACCAAACACATACAACAACCCACTGCTAACTGCTACTGACAGTCCAGCCCTCGGGCTCTCCATAGGTGTTACCTCTGTCCATTGACTTGTGTCCAGGTCAAACCTTTCGACACTAGCCAAGGCTCCTTCTGATTCATTGGAGCCACCTATTGACAGAGCAGTAAATATGACCTGTTACTTGCTGCCTGTGAGGTCTGTACAAtgcttagaaaaaaaagaatgggaTGTAAATAGAATAacagagatggtaagttttgagcttggtaaagaaatagggATAGATGTTTTTACGTCTCGCcatgagtgtgggacaaagaagaAATCCTGAGTTCACCTCAGAACTTAGGATTCTgagctccaatgctctaccactgagccaagGAGACTCTGTGGTGAGTGAgatctattacaaagttcacaTGACACACGTCCTGCATACAATCAGGATCAGCAATGTTAATAGcctcatgtttgtaaatagaataagggagatggtaagtttttaagCATTGAGGTTTGATTCCCCATTGGGACTCagaatttgttctttgtttcatgcatgtgacaagatgaaaaaagatCTTTCCCCTGTATATAGGTTGTTCTAAATACCAAAGGACTAGAGACCTTACTTGCAAAGGCCaacaattttaagaatttttatgtCAATGctgattaattttctttgctttgagcacaacataaaaattcacaaaaataaaattttagcttGAAGTAGAGCAATAAGGGTCAACTATTGTGGAGTCAAAAGAATATTCTCtactattttaaaagaacaTGCCTTGGATGGTTTCAAAGTGTATTTCTTGAAAGGAATTTAATATGAAGAATACTAATTCACTCTCTCTCTGctcaaattaaccctttcaatcccaagatctcataggTAATTCTTCCTACTGTCTACCaaacagttcttgtgatgttagtttggagaatttggtattggatcaactaataatctcctaattatttttcttttttctcatcacctgtcttcttgatatattatatattgaaaatatattgtatatattgtATCACattgtattgtaaggagaaattctgtcttggttactcatgggagttaaagggttgagagaAACTGTTCGAACACACatgtaaagacaataaaagaATCAAATGACAGGAATCTTAAAGTGATCTAAGCATCTGCTGTAAAATTTTTcagtaacaaaaatttgaaaaaatcagCCACATGTAATTGTATATTGAGGCAATCTTTTACTGTACACAAAGTCAAACTGCTATTACCTGGAATATCTCTTTGTTACCACCCATATTGTTGGTTaccaataaaaaatataattatgtatACCTTTTTTAACCATTTCCTTTGGTGTTTACTTACCCACGGCATACAAGACGCTACCTAATGTTGCAAGTCCTAGGTAAGCCCTTCTGTGACGCATGTCTGGCTGCCTCATCCAGGAATCACTGACAGGGTTGTAACACTCAAACACTTTAAGTTCCTCTCCTAGGTCACTCAAACCACCTTAAAAATCATataaggaacaaaacaaaaattgaatggtATTCATTGTGAGTATGACATATTGATGAtggtaaaaataagtaaatctTTTTATCAGTATTAAtgaagattgtttttttcttctgcagtATAATTGATATCAGTTGGCAATTGAGCCAAGTTGCTCATCTGGCCTGACCTTATTCCAGTTATCctaccatgaaaaaaattagtacCATATATCATAAGCAGAATTTACACCCATATTAATTGGTTCTTACTTTTGACCTACTGGAGGACAGACACATAAATGAGATCACCACTgacagcatttttcttttttgacataTGAAACAAATACATTCCATGAATATCTGtcaaaaaaagatattaaaatatGGCAAAACATTGATGACACACTTGGCTACGCCTCATGTGTCAATTCTTTCTTTACACAGTCAAATAATACCTGAAAGTGACCCACTCTTAGATCTCGTGGTTTATTACTAGTCAAGAATAATTAACATTTATTTGATAATGGAAGGTCATTAAACTAGAAGACTTCTCCAACTCCTAAACttcaaattaactttttccTGACTGTATCATCTGCTTAAGATCACAAATGGTATAAATgtgaaattgaaggaaaaaaattacctctAACTAAATGACTGCTGcgttaaatttgtaaattaaagataGTTATATAAAACTGATATTATGACAGCCTGCATGATTCGATATTAAAGGTTGTAAATTGATGAAATCCATAGAAAAAACCCTGTTCAAACATAATTGAGCaacacaaataataataaaaaatgacaatgaaCTTACCAGCCACATAAATTAATCCATCCATTTCAGCCACACCAAGATGAAACCTCTTTGTTTCCACCTTACCAACAACTACCCACTGATCAAGACCTGGATCATATCTTTCAATATTCTCTGCAATCTCTGACCCTACCCAACCACCCATCACAAAAATAAAGTCTTCAACAACACAGACACCACACGCTACCCTGGGTGCAGTCAAAGGTGCAACAACTGACCATGAATTTAACACTGGGTCATAGCATTCCACAGTATCATATATCAAAGAATCATTTTCACCACCAATAGCATATATCAGCCCTCCAATTGATGTCACAGCATGCCCACTACGTGCAAAGCTCATCTGTGCTGTGGTGAAGCTGTCACAGGTTTGTGAAAAGGAGTCAAACTTCTCAACAGTGTAAAGAGAGGACGTATCACTCCATCGCCCTCCCACTGTCCGACTGTAACCTCCAATGATAAAAAAGCACTTTCTTGAGGCCCTTCTTGGTTGAGTGTGCACCCGCTGTTGGCTTCTAGCTAATGATTGGTAATTTCGGTACCCATCGAGAATTCCTGCAAGCATTCTTTTAATGCTTGCACTCTGACACGTGACAAGGTATTGTTCAAGGAATTTAGGGGAGACCAAAGGAAGTCTGATTTGTTCCAGAATATTTCCCAAAGCTTCTCTTCCTCTAGATAAGTCATGCACTACCCACCGCATAGCTGCTTCGAATACCTGTTCCTCAGATTCAATTTTCAGCTCTTCTGATTCTAACATTTGTAGCAAAGAAGTCTTAGTGAGTTGTAAAAACTCATCCTGTTTGGAAACTTCGACAAAGTTTCGGTGTATGAAATCCAATGCTGATtttgataaattaaaacaagaatGAGCATCTGAAAACGTATAGATCCCGACGCAATTCGATGAGTCGAGTTCATGTTTCAAAAAATCGCAACAAATTACCTCGATGTCTTCGATTTGTAACATCTTTGATGCCGGTAAAAGCTGTTGGACATTATCCTCACTGACCTCCACTTTACCAGTGTAGATAAAATCGAGGATTGCATCAAAGATATCGGCTTGAATACCGTGAATTTCGACATGATCTGCAAAGCTTTCTGCCATTCCGCTCGTGAACATGACTTGAAAATAAGCACTCGAGGCACACAAAACGTTTCGATGAACAGGGAACTTCTTGCCCTCGACTGACAAAGTTGCGTCGCACATCGAATTCTCTTTCCGTAATAAATGCAACTTATTTAAAATCTTAAACGAGTGTTCTTTAGCAAATGatattttatctattttcaCCGTTCGATGGTCCtccatttttcatgaaattttgttgttgtcttcaaAGGTTTGCGGGCTCAATCGGGAATAAAGTAGAGGGGAGGGGTGAAGTGGAGCATTGATGTGTGTACAGAAGTGGAAATGTACGAGTACCTCTCAGTTGCCTTAGAAGGCGGAAAATTATCGAAGGCGGAAAATTATCAGTGATTGCTGTAAATAAGATAGGTGGGGCAAGAAAATAGTGAAGCTAGCTTTTTTCCAATCccatttgacaaaatttatCGTGATTTTTCGTTAGAGCTACTTTTTCTTTATATGACCCCCTGGGGAGTGTTTCTTCGAGGGGAGGAAAACGGGGAGGGTCCTCCGATTTGTCATTGCCCACAATTGCTGCATTTTCATGCCCAAGTAAGTTTGAAGGGTCCAAATtctacacatttttttcttgtgataaaCTTGTGCCcgaaaattcatctttaaacATTCATCCAAAAGTCAAGTAATGGTTACAAAAGGGAAAATCTTCATTTTCCCCTATATTGTTCTGActtcttttttctattctcTTCTATGTTCCAGTAAACTAGACTACAGATTTCCATGAGGTTTTGTCATTTacatctttaaccctttaactcccagaaatgattaataAGTAACTTATCCCTCTAATAAGTTAAAATTATCCAGCTAACAGGTCATGAGGATATTCAATCTTGTCAGGTTTGAGATGCCATAAATGACCATCTAGTTGTTTAATTATTAACACTATAGTCCTATTTACTCTCTACATTTGGCACTTGTGTTTAATTTAGAGCCTTTCTGTACTGGCAAAACAGTTGTTTGTTTAGACAATTCTGCTCTTGTTGTGCATTCGATATAGGCCAACAGACCATACTCAATACAAATAACTTGTGTCTATTACAATTTACTATATTTActatattttaaatgaaaagcttCCGACTATGAAATCTAACATCAAATAAATGCTTCCAGATGAGTTTCATTCTCCTCTAGTCATCATGTAATAATGCACTATAGTATCTACAGTGTTATGTCATTCCACAAAAATTTTgt
This is a stretch of genomic DNA from Pocillopora verrucosa isolate sample1 chromosome 12, ASM3666991v2, whole genome shotgun sequence. It encodes these proteins:
- the LOC131769900 gene encoding actin-binding protein IPP-like codes for the protein MEDHRTVKIDKISFAKEHSFKILNKLHLLRKENSMCDATLSVEGKKFPVHRNVLCASSAYFQVMFTSGMAESFADHVEIHGIQADIFDAILDFIYTGKVEVSEDNVQQLLPASKMLQIEDIEVICCDFLKHELDSSNCVGIYTFSDAHSCFNLSKSALDFIHRNFVEVSKQDEFLQLTKTSLLQMLESEELKIESEEQVFEAAMRWVVHDLSRGREALGNILEQIRLPLVSPKFLEQYLVTCQSASIKRMLAGILDGYRNYQSLARSQQRVHTQPRRASRKCFFIIGGYSRTVGGRWSDTSSLYTVEKFDSFSQTCDSFTTAQMSFARSGHAVTSIGGLIYAIGGENDSLIYDTVECYDPVLNSWSVVAPLTAPRVACGVCVVEDFIFVMGGWVGSEIAENIERYDPGLDQWVVVGKVETKRFHLGVAEMDGLIYVAGGLSDLGEELKVFECYNPVSDSWMRQPDMRHRRAYLGLATLGSVLYAVGGSNESEGALASVERFDLDTSQWTEVTPMESPRAGLSVAVSSGLLYVFGGRTAREEYSPPVTLTAVDMYDPKEKKWKHVTDLCFSRCDFGIGIV